One genomic region from Marinobacter szutsaonensis encodes:
- a CDS encoding metalloregulator ArsR/SmtB family transcription factor, producing the protein MTSLNAHANELASVDSLAPIFKASGDPLRLEILRVLRRDTFGVLELSQMFDMRQSGMSHHLKVMHKAGLLEPQREGNAIFYRRPLHLDSDKLTDQTIRQIFETVDRVPLAEPLQKKIEAIRDQRADQSQAFFSRHAEQFREQQELIAAFDLYAEPTAELIRKRAGKQEWQTALEIGPGEGAFLPVLSGLFGHVVALDNSRDMLAKATRTCVDEKLNNVDLIEGVTDTLLARGDSFDLVVANMVLHHVPSPADIFLDAAALMNNGGCFVISDLCSHDQDWAKENCGDLWLGFEPEELTSWAADADLVAGEQLFIGLRNGFQVQVREFWKTSRPA; encoded by the coding sequence ATGACCTCATTGAATGCACATGCAAACGAACTGGCCTCGGTAGATTCCCTGGCCCCGATCTTCAAGGCAAGCGGCGACCCGCTACGTCTGGAGATCCTGCGTGTGCTGCGCCGGGACACCTTTGGTGTGCTGGAGCTGAGCCAGATGTTCGACATGCGCCAGTCCGGCATGAGCCATCACCTCAAAGTGATGCACAAGGCCGGGTTGCTGGAGCCGCAGCGGGAAGGCAATGCCATCTTCTACCGCCGCCCCCTGCACCTGGACAGCGACAAGCTCACCGACCAGACCATCCGGCAGATTTTCGAGACGGTAGACCGGGTACCGCTGGCCGAGCCGCTGCAGAAGAAAATCGAGGCGATTCGCGATCAACGGGCGGACCAGTCCCAGGCCTTCTTCTCCCGGCACGCCGAACAGTTCCGGGAACAGCAGGAACTGATCGCAGCGTTTGACCTGTATGCCGAGCCCACGGCGGAACTGATCCGTAAAAGGGCCGGCAAGCAGGAGTGGCAGACGGCCCTGGAAATCGGCCCGGGCGAAGGCGCGTTCTTGCCGGTGCTGTCCGGCCTGTTCGGGCACGTGGTGGCCCTGGACAACAGCCGGGACATGCTGGCCAAGGCCACGCGCACCTGCGTCGACGAAAAACTGAACAACGTGGACCTGATCGAGGGCGTGACCGACACCCTGCTTGCCCGGGGCGACTCTTTCGATCTGGTGGTAGCCAACATGGTGCTGCACCACGTACCCAGCCCGGCGGACATATTCCTGGACGCCGCGGCACTAATGAACAACGGCGGCTGCTTCGTGATCAGCGATCTTTGCAGCCACGACCAGGACTGGGCCAAGGAAAACTGCGGTGATCTCTGGCTCGGCTTCGAGCCTGAAGAACTGACCAGCTGGGCAGCAGATGCTGACCTGGTAGCCGGCGAGCAGCTGTTTATCGGCCTGCGCAACGGCTTCCAGGTACAGGTACGGGAATTCTGGAAAACCTCCAGACCGGCCTGA
- the tkt gene encoding transketolase: MPSRKDLANAIRALSMDAVQKAKSGHPGAPMGMADIAEVLWNDYLSHNPANPHWANRDRFVLSNGHGSMLQYSLLHLSGYDVSIDDLKNFRQLHSKTPGHPEYGYTPGIETTTGPLGQGIANAVGFAIAEKSLAAQFNRPGHDIVDHYTYAFLGDGCLMEGISHEVCSLAGTLGLGKLIFFYDDNGISIDGEVEGWFTDNTPQRFESYGWQVIPNVDGHDAEAIRAAIEAGRANTEQPTLICCKTIIGFGSPNKQGKESCHGAPLGDDEIALTREQLGWEHGPFEVPEDIYAAWNAKEKGAAAQNAWEEKFAAYEKAEPELAAEFTRRMAGDLPADFAEKAQAYIQECQDKGETVASRKASQNTLNAYGPLLPELMGGSADLAGSNLTIWSGTKGLTKEDASGNYIYYGVREFGMAAIMNGIALHGGFVPYGATFLIFMEYCRNAVRMAALMKQRSIFVFTHDSIGLGEDGPTHQPVEQLASLRTTPNMSTWRPADTVESAVAWKAALERKDGPTAMVFSRQGLPHQDRNAEQLANVARGGYILSDSEGTPELILIATGGEVGLAQDAAAKLREQGKAVRVVSMPSTDVFDAQSAEYKQQVLPLEVTNRIAIEASIADYWYKYVGLDGRVVGMTTFGESAPAGELFKEFGFTVDNILEVADELLDA; the protein is encoded by the coding sequence ATGCCGTCTCGTAAAGATCTCGCCAACGCCATTCGCGCGCTGAGCATGGATGCGGTTCAGAAAGCCAAATCCGGCCACCCGGGTGCGCCCATGGGTATGGCAGATATCGCCGAGGTGCTGTGGAACGATTACCTCAGCCACAACCCGGCCAACCCGCATTGGGCCAACCGTGACCGCTTCGTGCTGTCCAACGGTCATGGCTCCATGCTGCAGTACTCGTTGCTGCATCTGAGCGGGTATGACGTTTCCATTGATGACCTGAAGAATTTCCGTCAGCTGCACTCCAAGACCCCAGGCCACCCGGAATACGGTTACACGCCGGGCATCGAGACCACCACCGGCCCGCTGGGCCAGGGCATCGCCAACGCCGTTGGTTTTGCCATTGCCGAGAAGTCCCTGGCAGCGCAGTTCAACCGTCCGGGCCATGACATCGTTGATCATTACACCTACGCCTTCCTGGGCGACGGCTGCCTGATGGAAGGCATCTCCCACGAAGTCTGCTCCCTGGCCGGCACCCTGGGTCTGGGCAAGCTGATCTTCTTCTACGACGACAACGGCATCTCCATCGACGGTGAAGTGGAAGGCTGGTTTACCGACAACACCCCGCAGCGCTTCGAATCCTACGGCTGGCAGGTGATTCCGAACGTGGACGGCCACGACGCCGAGGCTATCCGTGCCGCCATTGAAGCCGGTCGCGCCAACACCGAGCAGCCGACTCTGATCTGCTGCAAGACCATCATCGGCTTCGGCTCGCCCAACAAGCAGGGCAAGGAAAGCTGTCACGGCGCCCCGCTGGGTGACGACGAAATCGCCCTGACCCGCGAGCAGCTGGGTTGGGAACACGGCCCGTTCGAAGTGCCGGAAGACATCTACGCGGCCTGGAACGCCAAAGAAAAGGGCGCCGCGGCCCAGAACGCGTGGGAAGAGAAATTTGCTGCCTACGAGAAGGCCGAGCCGGAACTGGCTGCCGAGTTTACCCGCCGCATGGCCGGTGACCTGCCCGCCGATTTTGCCGAGAAGGCTCAGGCCTATATCCAGGAATGCCAGGACAAGGGCGAGACTGTTGCCTCCCGCAAGGCCTCCCAGAACACCCTGAACGCCTACGGCCCGCTGCTGCCGGAACTGATGGGCGGCTCCGCCGACCTGGCCGGTTCCAACCTGACCATCTGGAGCGGTACCAAGGGGCTGACCAAAGAAGACGCCTCCGGCAACTACATCTATTACGGTGTGCGTGAGTTCGGTATGGCGGCGATCATGAACGGCATCGCCCTGCACGGCGGTTTCGTGCCCTACGGCGCCACCTTCCTGATCTTCATGGAATACTGCCGCAACGCGGTACGTATGGCCGCCCTGATGAAGCAGCGCTCCATCTTTGTATTCACCCACGACTCCATCGGCCTGGGTGAAGACGGCCCGACCCACCAGCCGGTCGAGCAGCTGGCCAGCCTGCGCACCACCCCGAACATGAGCACCTGGCGCCCGGCCGACACCGTGGAATCCGCGGTCGCCTGGAAAGCTGCGCTGGAGCGCAAGGACGGCCCGACCGCCATGGTCTTCTCCCGTCAGGGCCTGCCGCACCAGGACCGTAATGCCGAACAGCTGGCCAACGTTGCCCGCGGTGGTTACATCCTGTCTGACAGCGAAGGCACGCCGGAGCTGATTCTGATCGCCACCGGCGGCGAAGTCGGCCTGGCCCAGGACGCGGCCGCTAAGCTCCGGGAGCAGGGCAAGGCTGTCCGCGTGGTTTCCATGCCGTCCACCGACGTGTTCGATGCCCAGAGCGCTGAGTACAAACAGCAGGTGCTTCCGCTGGAAGTGACCAACCGCATCGCCATCGAAGCCAGCATTGCTGATTACTGGTACAAGTACGTCGGCCTCGACGGCCGCGTGGTTGGCATGACCACCTTCGGTGAGTCCGCACCGGCGGGCGAGCTGTTCAAGGAGTTCGGCTTCACAGTCGACAACATCCTGGAAGTGGCTGACGAACTGCTGGACGCCTGA
- the metK gene encoding methionine adenosyltransferase: MSDYNIFTSESVSEGHPDKLADQISDAVLDAILTEDKHARVACETMVKTGVAIIGGEITTSAWVDLEDLVRGVINDIGYTSSDVGYDGSTCGVINIIGKQSVDIAQGVDRQKPEDQGAGDQGLMFGFASNETDVLMPAPITYSHRLVQRQAEARKSGLLPWLRPDAKSQVTCRYENGKVSGIDAVVLSTQHDPDVNQEDLKEAVMELIVKHALPAELLHKDTQFHINPTGKFVIGGPVGDCGLTGRKIIVDTYGGMARHGGGAFSGKDPSKVDRSAAYAGRYVAKNIVAAGLADKCEIQVSYAIGVAEPTSISLNTFGTGKISDDKIIELVRQNFDLRPYAITRMLDLLHPMYRATAAYGHFGRDPFEMTVGNDTFTAFPWEKTDRAEALRDASGVESAGSGL; the protein is encoded by the coding sequence ATGTCTGACTACAACATCTTTACCTCCGAATCGGTCTCCGAAGGCCACCCGGACAAACTGGCGGACCAGATCTCCGACGCGGTCCTGGATGCCATCCTGACCGAAGACAAGCACGCCCGCGTAGCCTGTGAAACCATGGTCAAGACCGGCGTTGCCATCATCGGCGGCGAGATCACCACCAGTGCGTGGGTTGACCTGGAAGACCTGGTTCGCGGCGTGATCAACGACATCGGTTACACCTCCTCAGACGTGGGCTACGATGGCAGCACCTGCGGCGTGATCAACATCATCGGCAAGCAGTCCGTGGACATCGCCCAGGGCGTTGACCGCCAGAAGCCGGAAGACCAGGGCGCTGGCGACCAGGGCCTGATGTTCGGCTTCGCCAGCAACGAGACCGACGTACTCATGCCGGCCCCGATCACTTACTCCCACCGACTGGTCCAGCGCCAGGCCGAAGCCCGCAAGAGCGGCCTGCTGCCATGGCTGCGCCCGGACGCCAAGAGCCAGGTCACCTGCCGCTACGAGAATGGCAAGGTCTCCGGCATCGACGCCGTGGTCCTGTCCACCCAGCACGACCCGGACGTCAACCAGGAAGACCTGAAAGAAGCGGTGATGGAACTGATCGTCAAGCACGCCCTGCCCGCTGAGCTGCTGCACAAGGACACCCAGTTCCACATCAACCCGACCGGCAAGTTCGTCATCGGCGGCCCGGTGGGCGACTGCGGCCTGACCGGCCGGAAGATCATCGTCGACACCTACGGCGGCATGGCCCGTCACGGTGGTGGAGCCTTCTCCGGCAAGGACCCGTCCAAGGTAGACCGTTCCGCTGCCTACGCCGGCCGCTACGTGGCCAAGAACATCGTTGCTGCCGGTCTGGCCGACAAGTGCGAGATCCAGGTCTCCTACGCCATCGGTGTAGCGGAGCCGACCTCGATCTCCCTGAACACCTTCGGCACCGGCAAGATCAGCGACGACAAGATCATCGAACTGGTCCGCCAGAACTTTGATCTGCGTCCGTATGCTATCACCCGCATGCTGGACCTGCTCCACCCGATGTACCGGGCGACAGCAGCCTATGGCCACTTCGGACGCGACCCGTTCGAGATGACCGTCGGCAACGATACGTTCACCGCCTTCCCGTGGGAGAAGACCGACCGCGCCGAGGCGCTCCGGGATGCTTCCGGGGTTGAAAGCGCAGGGTCTGGCCTTTGA
- the fba gene encoding class II fructose-bisphosphate aldolase (catalyzes the reversible aldol condensation of dihydroxyacetonephosphate and glyceraldehyde 3-phosphate in the Calvin cycle, glycolysis, and/or gluconeogenesis): MALISMRQMLDHAAEHGYGVPAFNVNNLEQMRAIMEAADKTDSPVIVQASAGARKYAGAPFLRHLILAAIEEFPHIPVVMHQDHGTSPAVCQRSIQLGFSSVMMDGSLGEDGKTPTDYEYNVDVTRRTVEMAHACGVSVEGELGCLGSLETGQAGEEDGIGAEGTLDHSQMLTDPEEAADFVKKTHVDALAIAIGTSHGAYKFTRPPTGDILAIDRIKEIHARIPDTHLVMHGSSSVPQEWLKIINEYGGEIPETYGVPVEEIVEGIKHGVRKVNIDTDLRLASTGAVRRFLAENPAEFDPRKFLKETMKAMTEVCIARYEAFGCAGNASKIKPINLERMFERYAAGELDPKIK, translated from the coding sequence ATGGCCCTGATTTCGATGCGGCAAATGCTGGACCACGCCGCCGAGCATGGTTACGGTGTGCCAGCCTTTAACGTAAACAACCTCGAACAAATGCGTGCCATCATGGAAGCCGCCGACAAGACCGACTCCCCGGTCATCGTCCAGGCCTCCGCTGGTGCCCGCAAATACGCCGGTGCGCCCTTCCTGCGCCACCTCATCCTGGCCGCGATCGAGGAATTCCCGCACATCCCGGTGGTCATGCACCAGGACCACGGCACCAGCCCCGCCGTGTGCCAGCGCTCCATCCAGCTGGGCTTCAGCTCCGTCATGATGGACGGCTCCCTGGGTGAAGATGGTAAAACCCCGACTGACTACGAATACAATGTCGACGTCACCCGCCGCACCGTCGAAATGGCCCACGCCTGTGGCGTTTCCGTGGAAGGCGAGCTGGGCTGCCTGGGCTCCCTCGAAACCGGCCAGGCCGGCGAAGAAGACGGCATCGGCGCCGAAGGCACCCTGGACCACAGCCAGATGCTGACCGATCCGGAAGAAGCCGCGGACTTCGTCAAGAAGACCCACGTGGACGCCCTGGCCATCGCCATTGGTACCAGCCACGGCGCCTACAAGTTCACCCGTCCGCCCACCGGTGACATCCTGGCCATCGACCGCATCAAGGAAATCCACGCCCGGATTCCGGATACCCACCTGGTCATGCACGGCTCAAGCTCCGTCCCCCAGGAGTGGCTGAAGATCATCAACGAATACGGCGGTGAGATCCCGGAAACCTACGGTGTACCGGTTGAAGAAATCGTCGAGGGCATCAAGCACGGCGTGCGCAAGGTCAACATCGACACCGACCTGCGTCTGGCCAGCACCGGCGCCGTTCGTCGCTTCCTGGCCGAAAACCCGGCCGAGTTCGACCCGCGCAAATTCCTCAAGGAAACCATGAAAGCCATGACCGAAGTGTGCATCGCACGCTATGAAGCCTTCGGTTGTGCCGGCAACGCCAGCAAGATCAAGCCGATCAACCTCGAGCGCATGTTCGAGCGGTATGCCGCTGGCGAGCTGGACCCGAAGATCAAGTAA
- the gap gene encoding type I glyceraldehyde-3-phosphate dehydrogenase — MSNSKPFRIAINGYGRIGQCVLRALYENGYRDHLQVVAINELSDIDTIAHLTRYDSTHGRFRGDVAVEGDDLVVNGDRIRVLRHPDPADLPWRLLDVDLVLECSGSFSDRATAQKHIDAGAQRLLFSQPAESDVDRTVVFGVNDAELTAQDAIVAAASCTTNCLVPVIKVLDDEFGVEQGSTTTIHAAMNDQPVIDAYHHQDLRRTRSALHNIVPVDTGLARGIERLLPHLEGRFSSVAMRVPTLNVSAIDMVVNVGKVTSVEAVNKLLENASKGSLKGILGYTDELLASSDFNHDAHSGIVDGGQTRVTGGTMVKVLCWFDNEWGFANRMLDVSRCWLGKTEKGG; from the coding sequence ATGAGCAACTCAAAGCCTTTTCGTATTGCCATCAACGGGTACGGCCGGATCGGCCAGTGCGTGTTGCGGGCGCTCTATGAAAACGGCTACCGCGACCACCTGCAGGTGGTCGCGATCAACGAGTTGTCGGATATCGACACCATTGCCCATCTGACCCGCTACGACTCCACCCACGGGCGGTTCCGGGGTGACGTAGCGGTCGAGGGCGATGACCTGGTAGTCAATGGCGACCGCATTCGCGTATTGCGGCATCCGGATCCCGCCGATCTGCCCTGGCGCCTGCTGGATGTGGATCTGGTACTGGAATGTTCCGGCTCCTTTTCCGACCGCGCGACAGCCCAGAAGCATATCGATGCCGGCGCCCAGCGGCTCCTGTTCTCCCAGCCCGCCGAGTCGGATGTCGATCGCACAGTGGTGTTCGGGGTCAACGACGCTGAGCTGACCGCCCAGGATGCGATTGTCGCTGCGGCCTCCTGCACCACCAATTGCCTGGTACCGGTGATCAAGGTGCTGGATGATGAATTCGGCGTAGAGCAGGGCAGCACTACGACCATCCATGCCGCCATGAACGACCAGCCGGTGATCGATGCCTACCACCACCAGGACCTCCGTCGCACCCGTAGCGCCCTGCACAACATCGTGCCGGTGGATACCGGCCTGGCCCGTGGTATCGAACGCCTTTTGCCCCACCTGGAAGGCCGCTTCAGCTCCGTAGCCATGCGCGTGCCGACCCTGAACGTCTCGGCCATCGATATGGTGGTCAACGTCGGCAAAGTTACATCTGTCGAGGCCGTTAACAAGCTGTTAGAGAACGCCTCAAAGGGGTCGTTAAAAGGCATCCTCGGCTACACCGACGAACTGCTGGCCAGCTCCGACTTCAATCACGACGCCCACTCCGGCATCGTCGACGGCGGCCAGACGAGAGTTACCGGCGGCACCATGGTGAAGGTGTTGTGCTGGTTCGATAACGAGTGGGGGTTTGCCAACCGGATGCTGGATGTCAGCCGCTGTTGGCTGGGAAAGACTGAAAAAGGGGGCTGA
- the metF gene encoding methylenetetrahydrofolate reductase [NAD(P)H], which yields MESQKQFKRRFSFEFFPPKTDQGKEKLQTVRNKLAEVSPDFFSVTFGAGGSTRDRTIETVLSLHKQGISTAPHLSCVGGTREEIGELLDVYKENGINRIVALRGDLPSGMGASGELRYANELVEFIREHSGDHFNLEVAAYPEFHPQARNAEEDLKNFARKVQAGANSAITQYFFNADSYFYFIERLEKMGVTIPVVPGIMPIVNFSSLVRFSDMCGAEIPRWIRKQLEAYGDDSDSIRKFGEEVVTEMCERLLKAGAPGLHFYTLNQAEPSLSIWKNLGIGDREKIAF from the coding sequence ATGGAATCCCAGAAGCAATTCAAGCGCCGGTTCAGCTTCGAGTTTTTCCCGCCCAAGACCGATCAGGGCAAGGAGAAGCTGCAAACAGTGCGCAACAAACTGGCCGAGGTGAGTCCGGATTTCTTCTCGGTCACCTTCGGCGCGGGCGGTTCCACCCGGGACCGCACCATCGAAACCGTGCTCAGCCTGCACAAGCAGGGCATTTCCACGGCGCCGCACCTGTCCTGCGTGGGTGGAACCCGCGAAGAGATTGGCGAGCTGCTGGATGTGTACAAGGAAAATGGCATCAACCGGATCGTCGCCCTGCGGGGCGACCTGCCCTCGGGTATGGGAGCCTCCGGCGAGCTGCGCTACGCCAACGAGCTGGTGGAATTCATCCGGGAGCACAGCGGCGATCATTTCAACCTGGAAGTGGCCGCCTACCCGGAATTCCACCCCCAGGCCCGCAACGCCGAGGAAGATCTGAAGAACTTTGCCCGCAAGGTGCAGGCCGGCGCCAACAGCGCCATCACCCAGTACTTCTTCAATGCGGACAGCTACTTCTACTTCATTGAACGCCTGGAGAAGATGGGCGTCACCATTCCGGTGGTGCCGGGTATCATGCCCATCGTCAATTTCTCCAGCCTGGTGCGGTTCTCCGACATGTGCGGCGCGGAAATCCCCCGCTGGATCCGCAAGCAGCTGGAAGCTTACGGCGACGACAGCGACAGCATCCGCAAGTTTGGTGAGGAAGTGGTAACCGAAATGTGTGAACGCCTGCTGAAGGCAGGTGCGCCGGGGCTGCACTTCTATACCCTGAATCAGGCGGAGCCTAGTCTGAGTATCTGGAAGAATCTGGGTATCGGAGATCGCGAGAAAATCGCGTTCTGA
- a CDS encoding phosphoglycerate kinase — protein sequence MAIKKMTDLNLAGKRVLIREDLNVPVKDGKVTSDARIRASLPTIKAAKDAGAKVMLMSHLGRPEEGVYDEASSMKPVADHLTQVLGQEVRLIKDYLDGVEVADGEVVLFENVRFNKGEKKDDEELSKKYAALCDVYVMDAFGTAHRAQASTHGVARFAPEACAGPLLAAELEALGKALDNPAKPVVAIVGGSKVSTKLDVLNALEKVCDQIIVGGGIANTFLAAAGHPVGKSLCEHDLIDTAKDIASRVEIPLPVDVVVASEFAETATATTKNISDVAEGDMILDVGPETAGKFAELLKNAKTILWNGPVGVFEFDQFGNGTKALAEAIAQSDAFSLAGGGDTVAAVDKYGVADKISYISTGGGAFLEFVEGKTLPAVAVLEERGA from the coding sequence ATGGCCATCAAAAAAATGACCGACCTCAACCTCGCCGGCAAGCGGGTCCTGATCCGCGAAGACCTGAACGTGCCGGTCAAAGACGGCAAGGTAACCAGCGATGCCCGCATCCGCGCCTCCCTGCCTACCATCAAGGCAGCGAAAGACGCCGGCGCCAAAGTCATGCTGATGTCCCACCTGGGTCGTCCGGAAGAAGGCGTCTACGACGAAGCCTCCTCCATGAAGCCCGTCGCCGACCACCTGACCCAGGTTCTCGGCCAGGAAGTTCGCCTGATCAAGGACTACCTCGACGGCGTTGAAGTGGCCGACGGCGAAGTTGTCCTGTTCGAAAACGTCCGCTTCAACAAGGGCGAAAAGAAAGACGACGAAGAGCTGTCCAAAAAGTACGCCGCCCTGTGCGACGTCTACGTCATGGACGCCTTCGGCACCGCCCACCGCGCCCAGGCCTCCACCCACGGCGTCGCCCGCTTCGCGCCCGAAGCCTGCGCCGGCCCGCTGCTGGCGGCGGAACTCGAAGCCCTGGGCAAGGCCCTGGACAACCCGGCCAAACCGGTCGTCGCCATCGTTGGCGGCTCCAAGGTCTCTACCAAACTGGACGTCCTCAACGCCCTGGAAAAAGTCTGCGACCAGATAATCGTCGGCGGCGGCATCGCCAACACATTCCTGGCCGCTGCAGGCCACCCGGTCGGCAAATCCCTGTGCGAACACGACCTGATCGACACCGCCAAAGACATCGCGAGCCGCGTTGAAATCCCGCTGCCGGTAGACGTAGTGGTCGCCAGCGAATTCGCCGAAACCGCCACCGCCACCACCAAGAACATCTCCGACGTTGCCGAAGGTGACATGATTCTCGACGTCGGCCCCGAAACCGCCGGCAAATTCGCCGAGCTGCTGAAAAACGCCAAAACCATCCTCTGGAACGGCCCGGTCGGCGTCTTCGAATTCGACCAGTTCGGCAACGGCACCAAAGCCCTGGCCGAAGCCATCGCCCAGAGCGACGCTTTCTCCCTGGCCGGCGGTGGCGACACCGTCGCCGCCGTTGACAAGTACGGCGTTGCTGACAAAATCTCGTATATCTCGACTGGTGGCGGTGCTTTCCTTGAGTTCGTGGAAGGCAAGACACTGCCGGCTGTAGCGGTACTGGAAGAGCGTGGCGCTTAA
- a CDS encoding transporter substrate-binding domain-containing protein: MSTKWLKTLGASLALTVAAGTASAETLKVVTDPSFVPFEMMDQETGEMIGFDMEIIREVADRAGFEIDLNTMDFNGIIPALQTGNVDIAIAGITITEEREQIVDFSDPYYDSGLRIMVRVDNDEVKTFDDLEGLKIGTKIGSTSYDYLMANLEADDGVTPYPGSSDMYMALMSRAIDAVFYDAPNVGYFARTKGEGKVTTVGPLYEGQQYGIALVEGSEWVDDVNAALASMKEDGTYKSIYEKWFGPMPEGM, translated from the coding sequence ATGAGCACAAAATGGCTGAAGACTCTTGGCGCCAGCCTGGCACTGACTGTGGCGGCGGGAACAGCTAGCGCGGAAACTCTCAAAGTGGTCACCGACCCAAGCTTTGTTCCGTTCGAGATGATGGACCAGGAAACCGGTGAGATGATCGGCTTCGACATGGAAATCATCCGCGAAGTGGCCGACCGCGCCGGTTTCGAGATCGACCTGAACACCATGGATTTCAACGGCATCATCCCGGCCCTGCAGACCGGCAACGTGGATATTGCCATTGCCGGTATCACCATCACCGAGGAACGTGAGCAGATCGTCGACTTCTCGGACCCGTACTACGATTCAGGTTTGCGCATTATGGTTCGCGTAGACAATGACGAGGTCAAAACCTTTGACGACCTGGAAGGCCTGAAAATTGGCACCAAGATCGGCAGTACCTCCTACGATTACCTGATGGCCAACCTGGAAGCCGATGACGGTGTGACTCCCTATCCGGGCAGCTCCGACATGTACATGGCCCTGATGTCCCGCGCCATCGACGCCGTCTTCTATGACGCGCCCAACGTCGGCTACTTCGCCCGCACCAAGGGTGAAGGCAAAGTCACTACCGTAGGCCCGCTGTACGAAGGCCAGCAGTATGGTATTGCCCTGGTCGAGGGCAGCGAGTGGGTTGACGACGTCAACGCCGCACTCGCTTCCATGAAGGAAGACGGCACCTACAAGAGCATCTACGAGAAGTGGTTCGGCCCTATGCCTGAGGGCATGTAA
- the ahcY gene encoding adenosylhomocysteinase, producing MSTPAEKLNNFDDYKVRDISLADWGRKEIKIAEGEMPALMALRHKYKAEQPLKGANIMGCIHMTIQTAVLIETLVELGADVRWSSCNIFSTQDQAAAAIAAQGIPVFAWKGETEEEYEWCLERTVGADVDGWEPNMILDDGGDLTALLHDKYPEILEKSHGITEETTTGVHRLQEMLREGTLKVPAINVNDSVTKSKNDNKYGCRHSLNDAIKRATDHLLSGKKALVIGYGDVGKGSALSLRQEGMIVKVTEADPICAMQACMDGFEVVSPYIDGVNTGTEAGINKDLLGNTDLLVTTTGNVNVCDANMLKALKNGAVVCNIGHFDNEIDTAYMRKNWEWDEVKPQVHVIYRDKATNDHLILLSEGRLVNLGNATGHPSRIMDGSFANQVLAQMYLFERKFGDLPEESKAKGVYVQVLPKQLDEEVARAMVEGFGGVITKMTPEQAKYIGVPVEGPYKPESYRY from the coding sequence ATGAGCACTCCGGCAGAAAAACTGAACAACTTCGACGACTACAAAGTCCGCGATATCTCCCTGGCCGACTGGGGCCGCAAGGAAATCAAGATCGCCGAAGGCGAAATGCCCGCCCTGATGGCCCTGCGCCACAAGTACAAGGCAGAGCAACCACTCAAAGGCGCCAACATCATGGGCTGCATCCACATGACCATCCAGACCGCGGTTCTCATTGAAACCCTGGTCGAACTGGGTGCCGACGTGCGCTGGTCCTCCTGCAACATCTTCTCCACCCAGGACCAGGCCGCAGCCGCCATCGCTGCCCAGGGCATTCCCGTATTTGCCTGGAAAGGCGAGACCGAGGAAGAGTATGAATGGTGTCTCGAGCGCACCGTGGGTGCCGACGTGGACGGCTGGGAACCGAACATGATCCTGGACGATGGTGGTGACCTCACCGCCCTGCTCCACGATAAATACCCGGAAATCCTCGAAAAGAGCCACGGCATCACCGAAGAAACCACCACCGGCGTTCACCGCCTGCAGGAAATGCTGCGGGAAGGCACCCTGAAAGTGCCGGCGATCAACGTGAACGATTCCGTGACCAAGTCCAAGAACGACAACAAGTACGGCTGCCGCCACAGCCTGAACGACGCGATCAAGCGTGCCACCGACCACCTGCTCTCCGGCAAGAAAGCGCTGGTCATCGGTTACGGTGACGTGGGCAAGGGTTCCGCCCTGTCCCTGCGCCAGGAAGGCATGATCGTGAAAGTGACCGAAGCGGATCCGATCTGTGCCATGCAGGCCTGCATGGACGGTTTTGAAGTCGTGTCTCCGTACATCGACGGCGTAAACACTGGCACCGAAGCGGGCATCAACAAGGACCTGCTGGGCAACACCGACCTGCTGGTGACCACCACCGGTAACGTCAACGTGTGCGACGCCAACATGCTGAAAGCGCTGAAGAACGGCGCCGTGGTGTGCAACATCGGCCACTTCGACAACGAGATCGACACCGCCTACATGCGCAAGAACTGGGAGTGGGACGAGGTAAAGCCGCAGGTTCACGTGATCTACCGTGACAAGGCCACCAACGACCACCTGATCCTGCTGTCCGAAGGCCGCCTGGTGAACCTGGGCAACGCCACCGGTCACCCGTCCCGGATCATGGACGGCTCGTTCGCCAACCAGGTGCTGGCGCAGATGTACCTGTTCGAGCGCAAGTTCGGCGATCTTCCGGAAGAGTCCAAAGCCAAGGGTGTCTACGTCCAGGTCCTGCCCAAGCAGCTGGACGAGGAAGTGGCCCGGGCCATGGTGGAAGGTTTTGGTGGCGTGATCACCAAGATGACCCCGGAGCAGGCGAAATACATCGGTGTACCGGTCGAAGGCCCGTACAAGCCGGAAAGCTACAGGTACTAA